In Pseudomonas nunensis, a single window of DNA contains:
- a CDS encoding PA3371 family protein, with protein sequence MSKSAAGFFILALLSGILHLCLTQEATLTAPLIACGVFASLFVLALIAGRRIKFDPVLR encoded by the coding sequence ATGTCCAAATCAGCCGCCGGATTTTTTATCCTGGCCTTGTTGAGCGGCATTCTTCATCTTTGTTTGACTCAGGAAGCAACGCTTACCGCGCCGTTGATTGCCTGCGGCGTGTTCGCTTCTCTGTTCGTGTTGGCGCTGATCGCCGGTCGACGGATCAAATTTGATCCGGTTTTACGCTGA